From the Flavobacterium galactosidilyticum genome, one window contains:
- a CDS encoding DUF1697 domain-containing protein: MTTHLALLRGINVSGHSMIKMDALKTTLEAIGFQNVLTYIQSGNVFVDTEEESAAAVGFKIKQEIFKVFGHEVPVVVISKADLDSCFKNNPFLKEKDVDFKKLYVAFISTTLSSTSMNDLRISQFKPDEASIDGNKIFIKYAVGAVKTRFDQKYIEKKLNVIATIRNWNTVTQLLKMYEER, encoded by the coding sequence ATGACTACTCATCTCGCATTACTACGTGGAATCAACGTTTCCGGTCATAGCATGATCAAAATGGACGCTCTAAAAACGACTTTGGAAGCTATAGGTTTTCAAAATGTTCTAACCTATATTCAATCTGGAAATGTTTTTGTAGATACTGAAGAAGAAAGTGCTGCAGCTGTTGGTTTCAAAATAAAGCAAGAAATTTTCAAGGTTTTTGGTCATGAAGTTCCGGTCGTGGTTATAAGCAAAGCAGATTTAGATTCCTGTTTTAAAAACAATCCCTTCCTGAAAGAGAAAGATGTAGATTTTAAAAAATTATATGTTGCTTTTATTTCCACTACTTTATCAAGCACGAGCATGAATGACTTAAGAATTAGTCAATTCAAACCTGATGAAGCCAGTATTGACGGCAACAAAATTTTTATAAAATATGCAGTTGGAGCTGTTAAAACCCGTTTTGATCAAAAATACATTGAGAAAAAATTGAATGTAATCGCTACGATTCGCAATTGGAATACAGTAACGCAACTATTAAAAATGTATGAAGAGAGATAG
- a CDS encoding YhcH/YjgK/YiaL family protein — translation MVVDKIENYRLYSTLTSRLLKGFEFITNTDLVAIESGKYEIDNDNIFAIVQEYDTKEEQDCVLESHHKYIDIQYIIKGTELMGVAFLNDQVVVEENLEKDYTFYKAETSMLKVEEGMFTIFFPEDLHRPGVKLDQIAKVKKVVVKVKI, via the coding sequence ATGGTTGTTGATAAAATAGAGAATTACAGATTATACAGTACGCTAACGAGTAGGTTATTGAAAGGATTTGAGTTTATAACCAATACTGATTTAGTAGCCATTGAATCTGGGAAATATGAAATTGACAACGACAATATTTTTGCAATTGTGCAAGAATACGATACTAAAGAAGAGCAAGATTGTGTTTTAGAAAGCCATCATAAATACATTGACATTCAATATATTATTAAAGGAACTGAGTTGATGGGAGTAGCCTTCCTAAATGACCAAGTAGTTGTCGAAGAAAATTTAGAAAAAGATTATACTTTTTATAAAGCAGAAACTTCGATGCTTAAGGTCGAAGAGGGAATGTTTACAATCTTTTTCCCAGAAGATCTTCATAGACCAGGAGTGAAATTAGATCAAATTGCCAAAGTAAAAAAAGTGGTTGTAAAAGTGAAAATCTAA